From Nocardioides daedukensis, the proteins below share one genomic window:
- a CDS encoding ATP-binding protein, which produces MVRHHSIQSRVHALPLSRGKLTLEASPRSVGEARRWAADACHELGRDDLVETAELGISELVTNALLHAAPPIAVRVRGTHRYPRIEVLDGSPEPPRINAAMAKEEELFSTFGRGLGMVAMCSHRWGADPDEPGKVVWFEPAAEPVDEPDLVGQVFKKPAKVRIAGPRRAGEGYTIVFAGFPVSVFLDWRRHFRELRRELRLLALAHHSDYPVAHTITELFERFDDEISTAHVDDSLAEAIAADQASADITMSIGPDTPALLGQVADVLDLADAFCRGERLLALAATPQQREFQTWFVGEVLRQSNGASPLPWLGKQGLEQRAR; this is translated from the coding sequence ATGGTCCGACACCACTCCATACAGTCAAGGGTGCATGCATTGCCTCTGAGCAGGGGGAAATTGACTCTCGAGGCCAGTCCGCGCTCCGTGGGCGAAGCGCGACGCTGGGCCGCCGACGCCTGCCATGAACTCGGTCGGGACGACTTGGTCGAGACTGCCGAGCTGGGCATCTCCGAGCTGGTCACCAACGCCCTCCTGCACGCCGCTCCCCCGATTGCGGTGCGCGTGCGCGGCACCCACCGCTATCCCCGCATCGAAGTCCTCGACGGCTCACCCGAGCCCCCGCGCATCAATGCGGCGATGGCCAAGGAGGAGGAGCTCTTCTCCACGTTCGGCCGCGGCCTGGGCATGGTGGCGATGTGCTCCCACCGCTGGGGCGCCGACCCGGACGAGCCGGGCAAGGTGGTCTGGTTCGAACCGGCCGCGGAGCCGGTCGACGAACCCGACCTCGTCGGCCAGGTCTTCAAGAAGCCCGCGAAGGTCCGGATCGCCGGTCCGCGTCGCGCCGGCGAGGGTTACACGATCGTGTTCGCCGGGTTCCCGGTGAGCGTCTTCCTCGATTGGCGACGCCACTTCCGCGAGCTGCGCCGTGAGCTGCGCCTGCTGGCCCTGGCCCACCACAGCGACTATCCGGTGGCCCACACCATCACCGAGCTCTTCGAGCGCTTCGACGACGAGATCAGCACGGCCCACGTCGACGACAGCCTCGCCGAGGCCATCGCCGCCGACCAGGCGTCCGCCGACATCACGATGTCGATCGGGCCGGACACCCCGGCACTGCTCGGCCAGGTCGCGGACGTGCTCGACCTCGCCGATGCCTTCTGTCGCGGCGAGCGCCTGCTCGCGCTCGCTGCCACGCCGCAGCAACGGGAGTTCCAGACGTGGTTCGTCGGGGAGGTGCTCCGCCAGTCCAACGGGGCCTCGCCCCTGCCCTGGCTGGGCAAGCAGGGCCTCGAACAGCGGGCCAGGTGA
- a CDS encoding SCO7613 C-terminal domain-containing membrane protein, translating to MFRYADPEACPACRAPIAAGTSRCDTCGIQLSGPVAVNLFRTLTHADGLVAELLRLSATSTLNRTAPQPALAGSMTGSTAGAVTGSMIGPMPSFPVPAHESRAGRRTPRLTAASGPKILLGLGALCLLVAAVVFLAVAWSALGVGGRTGVLVAATVAAGAAATFLARRDLRGGAEAFTTVALGLLTLDVLGAQSAGWLDAVSDAGFIVLLGTVVAATSMAAALGARRTPLAALWSAQAGAGIGALVAVIGVHIFVDGDAAFVIALLLTAACTWAAHRLALTVTTSILGVGTLCWWLVTLTRGLAAIDTSPSIGEVWGGPQTWLVLVSAGFAAGLALVRALPRGARVAGLAAGVALIVVLLTAPVIDESLTRVALVSAVVALGGAGAMLALGDLWRWIVAVPVAVAGLVQVVIAVLLGNVAGTALTSSPTWSGGIGVHLEANSLDWWEPPLLPLAVAVGLVAIGAGVSLLAPLVHAHFAPAHWIGAGGLVAVSTIALLPATYDVPAALTLASLLILTAVAGLVATSSRSEITVNTAAVVVTFASLSAIAVSLANDVLTAVATGLLTVAALGLTSRSGAARAMGEVGFAPLVAGFTWTLMHLAGIDVEWRAAPILVILGAWSMLAARPTREVPAVVTGLVATCASLAMIGQADDGSSVQSWLAIDLTVAGVLAAITALVNPSRRRFGWASLGLLTLAQWVRLQQVGVETVEAYTLPLALVLLTVGAVMMARGPVGSFRALGSGLVLALAPSLVIAMADPVSLRALALGLACALVVLVGALQRWSAPMLIGGAVGVALVLREVGHADVLPQWMVIGLIGIVLTALGVTWERSLARFKDATARLRRMR from the coding sequence ATGTTCCGATATGCCGATCCCGAGGCCTGCCCGGCCTGCCGCGCGCCCATCGCCGCCGGCACCTCTCGTTGTGACACCTGCGGCATCCAACTCAGCGGCCCGGTCGCGGTGAACCTGTTCCGGACGCTGACCCATGCCGACGGCCTGGTGGCCGAGCTGCTCCGCCTCTCTGCCACCTCCACCCTCAACCGGACCGCTCCCCAGCCGGCGCTGGCCGGCTCAATGACTGGCTCAACGGCTGGCGCAGTGACTGGATCGATGATCGGCCCGATGCCGTCCTTCCCGGTCCCGGCGCACGAGAGCCGAGCCGGACGGCGTACGCCGCGACTCACCGCCGCCTCCGGCCCCAAGATCCTGCTCGGGCTGGGCGCCCTGTGCCTGCTGGTCGCGGCGGTCGTCTTCCTCGCGGTGGCCTGGTCGGCGCTCGGTGTCGGCGGGCGGACCGGCGTACTCGTCGCAGCGACCGTTGCCGCAGGTGCCGCGGCCACCTTCCTGGCCCGCCGCGACCTGCGGGGCGGCGCGGAGGCGTTCACCACGGTGGCGCTCGGGCTGCTCACCCTCGACGTGCTCGGCGCACAATCAGCCGGCTGGCTCGACGCCGTCTCCGACGCAGGGTTCATCGTGCTGCTCGGCACCGTGGTGGCGGCCACCTCAATGGCCGCCGCCCTGGGCGCCCGACGCACTCCTCTGGCGGCGCTGTGGAGTGCGCAGGCTGGTGCCGGGATCGGGGCACTCGTCGCGGTGATCGGCGTGCACATCTTCGTCGACGGCGACGCCGCGTTCGTGATCGCACTCCTGCTCACCGCAGCCTGCACGTGGGCCGCGCACCGCCTCGCGCTCACCGTGACCACGTCGATCCTGGGCGTGGGCACGCTGTGCTGGTGGCTGGTCACCCTGACCCGCGGGCTCGCCGCGATCGACACCTCCCCGAGCATCGGCGAGGTGTGGGGTGGTCCGCAGACCTGGCTGGTGCTGGTGTCAGCTGGCTTCGCCGCCGGTCTGGCGCTGGTCCGGGCCCTGCCGCGTGGCGCACGGGTGGCGGGACTGGCTGCCGGCGTGGCGCTGATCGTCGTCCTGCTCACTGCCCCCGTCATCGACGAGTCGCTGACCCGCGTCGCCCTGGTCTCTGCGGTTGTCGCGCTCGGTGGTGCTGGCGCCATGCTCGCGCTGGGCGACCTCTGGCGTTGGATCGTTGCGGTCCCGGTCGCCGTGGCTGGACTCGTCCAGGTCGTGATCGCAGTCCTGCTCGGCAACGTCGCCGGCACGGCACTGACCAGTAGTCCGACGTGGAGCGGTGGCATCGGCGTACATCTCGAAGCCAACTCGCTGGACTGGTGGGAGCCACCGCTGCTGCCACTCGCCGTCGCCGTCGGCTTGGTCGCGATCGGCGCGGGTGTGAGCCTGCTCGCGCCACTGGTGCACGCGCACTTCGCCCCGGCCCACTGGATCGGCGCAGGCGGGCTGGTCGCCGTCTCCACGATCGCCCTGCTGCCCGCGACGTACGACGTACCCGCGGCGCTCACTCTCGCCTCCCTGCTGATCCTCACCGCGGTCGCCGGCCTCGTCGCAACCAGCTCGCGCTCGGAGATCACGGTGAACACGGCGGCCGTGGTGGTGACCTTCGCCAGCCTCAGCGCGATTGCTGTGTCGCTGGCCAACGACGTGCTCACGGCGGTGGCCACCGGACTGCTGACCGTCGCGGCCCTGGGCCTGACCAGTCGAAGCGGCGCCGCCCGCGCCATGGGCGAGGTCGGCTTCGCGCCACTGGTCGCCGGCTTCACTTGGACGCTGATGCACCTGGCCGGGATCGACGTCGAATGGCGTGCCGCGCCGATCCTGGTCATCCTCGGCGCCTGGTCGATGCTGGCCGCTCGACCCACGCGCGAAGTGCCCGCGGTGGTGACCGGTCTGGTGGCGACCTGCGCCAGCCTGGCGATGATCGGCCAGGCCGACGACGGTTCGTCCGTGCAGTCGTGGCTGGCCATCGACCTGACCGTGGCAGGCGTGCTGGCGGCGATCACCGCCCTGGTCAACCCGAGCCGTCGCCGGTTCGGTTGGGCCAGTCTGGGGCTGCTGACGCTGGCTCAGTGGGTCCGCCTGCAGCAGGTCGGCGTGGAGACCGTCGAGGCCTACACCCTGCCCCTGGCGCTGGTCCTGCTCACTGTGGGAGCGGTGATGATGGCTCGCGGTCCGGTCGGCAGCTTCAGGGCGCTGGGCTCCGGTCTGGTCCTGGCGCTGGCACCGTCACTGGTGATCGCGATGGCCGACCCGGTCTCCCTGCGCGCACTGGCGCTCGGGCTCGCCTGTGCGCTCGTCGTACTCGTGGGCGCGCTGCAGCGTTGGTCGGCTCCGATGCTGATCGGTGGGGCCGTGGGAGTCGCGCTGGTACTGCGCGAGGTCGGGCACGCGGACGTGCTGCCCCAGTGGATGGTGATCGGCCTGATCGGCATCGTGCTGACCGCACTCGGCGTGACATGGGAACGCAGCCTGGCCCGGTTCAAGGACGCTACGGCCAGACTGCGTCGAATGCGCTGA
- a CDS encoding DUF3073 domain-containing protein: MGRGRAKAKQTKVARDLKYRTHETDFGALAQELHGATGSNKDTSESTREDDADDWSDYAEPPRD; the protein is encoded by the coding sequence ATGGGACGCGGCCGAGCCAAGGCCAAGCAGACCAAGGTCGCACGCGACCTGAAGTACCGCACTCACGAGACGGACTTCGGGGCGCTCGCCCAGGAACTGCACGGTGCCACCGGTAGCAACAAGGACACGTCGGAATCGACCCGTGAGGACGATGCCGACGACTGGTCCGACTACGCGGAACCTCCGCGCGACTGA
- the purM gene encoding phosphoribosylformylglycinamidine cyclo-ligase — translation MPSDEVQPERTAVTQSHENAYAAAGVSIEAGDRAVELMKGWVEKARRPEMIGGIGGFAGLFDASALKSYERPLLASSADGVGTKVAIAQALDKHDTIGFDLVGMLVDDLVVCGAEPLFLTDYIATGRVVPERIAAIVKGIAEACVQAGCALIGGETAEHPGLLGPDEYDVAGSTTGVVEASRLLGPALVRPGDAVIAMEASGLHSNGYSLVRHVLLNTAKWELDRQVDELGRTLGEELLEPTRIYAKACLALADETETHAMSHITGGGLAANLARVMPEELSATLDRSTWTPQPIFDLVRKVGDVAQPDLEQTLNCGVGMVSLTAPDDADQAVAVLARFGINAWVAGTVAAGDGSVELVNQHPGW, via the coding sequence ATGCCATCCGATGAAGTCCAACCAGAGAGAACAGCCGTGACCCAGTCGCACGAGAACGCGTACGCCGCAGCCGGCGTCTCCATCGAGGCCGGCGACCGTGCCGTCGAACTGATGAAGGGCTGGGTCGAGAAAGCCCGTCGCCCCGAGATGATCGGTGGCATCGGCGGCTTCGCCGGGCTCTTCGACGCCAGCGCGCTCAAGTCCTACGAGCGCCCGCTGCTGGCCTCCTCGGCCGATGGCGTCGGCACAAAGGTCGCCATCGCCCAGGCGCTCGACAAGCACGACACGATCGGCTTCGACCTGGTCGGCATGCTCGTCGACGACCTCGTCGTCTGCGGCGCCGAGCCGCTCTTCCTGACCGACTACATCGCCACCGGCCGGGTCGTGCCCGAACGCATCGCCGCGATCGTCAAGGGCATCGCCGAGGCCTGCGTCCAGGCCGGCTGCGCCCTGATCGGTGGGGAGACCGCGGAGCACCCCGGACTGCTCGGTCCCGACGAGTACGACGTCGCCGGCTCGACCACCGGTGTCGTGGAGGCCTCGCGCCTGCTCGGTCCGGCGCTGGTCCGTCCCGGCGACGCAGTCATCGCGATGGAGGCCTCGGGCCTGCACTCCAACGGCTATTCGCTGGTGCGCCACGTCCTGCTCAACACCGCCAAGTGGGAGTTGGACCGTCAGGTCGACGAGCTCGGCCGCACCCTGGGCGAGGAGCTGCTCGAGCCGACCCGGATCTATGCCAAGGCCTGCCTGGCACTGGCCGACGAGACCGAGACGCACGCGATGTCGCACATCACCGGAGGTGGCCTCGCCGCCAACCTCGCGCGAGTGATGCCCGAGGAGCTCTCCGCGACGCTGGACCGCTCGACCTGGACCCCGCAGCCGATCTTCGACCTGGTCCGCAAGGTGGGCGACGTCGCGCAGCCGGATCTCGAGCAGACCCTCAACTGCGGCGTGGGCATGGTCTCCCTGACCGCTCCCGACGACGCCGACCAGGCAGTCGCCGTACTCGCCCGTTTCGGGATCAACGCCTGGGTGGCCGGCACGGTTGCCGCCGGTGACGGCTCGGTCGAGCTGGTCAACCAGCACCCTGGCTGGTGA
- a CDS encoding Glu/Leu/Phe/Val dehydrogenase dimerization domain-containing protein, whose amino-acid sequence MTRSTAPSTPPLDVFESEHEQVIHCHDEASGLKAIIAIHSTALGPALGGTRFHPYASTDEALRDVLNLSRGMSYKAALAGLDLGGGKAVIIGDPKTIKDETLLRSYGRFVQSLNGRYYTACDVGTFSVDMDEIARECDYVTGRTVAHGGAGDSSVLTAFGVFQGMRAAAESVWGEPTLAGRTVGVAGVGKVGHHLVRHLVEDGASVVITDVWQPAVDRVRDEFPQVKVVESTDELVASQLDVYAPCALGGAISDEVVEATSAKIICGAANNQLAHPGVEKALEAKGILYAPDYCVNAGGLIQVYDELEGFSFERAKQRATGIFETTRTVFETARQDGVPPAIAADRLAERRMREVSRLRGMWLKG is encoded by the coding sequence GTGACCCGTTCCACCGCCCCCTCGACCCCTCCGCTCGACGTCTTCGAGTCCGAGCACGAGCAGGTCATCCACTGCCATGACGAGGCCAGTGGCCTCAAGGCCATCATCGCGATCCACTCGACCGCCCTCGGTCCGGCCCTCGGCGGCACGCGATTCCATCCCTACGCGAGTACCGACGAGGCCCTGAGGGACGTCCTCAACCTCTCCCGCGGGATGTCCTACAAGGCCGCGCTGGCCGGCCTGGACCTGGGCGGCGGCAAGGCCGTCATCATCGGCGACCCGAAGACGATCAAGGACGAGACGCTGCTGCGCTCCTACGGTCGCTTCGTACAGTCGCTCAACGGCCGCTACTACACGGCGTGCGACGTCGGGACGTTCAGTGTCGACATGGACGAGATCGCCCGGGAGTGCGACTACGTCACCGGGCGCACCGTCGCCCACGGTGGCGCCGGCGACTCCTCGGTGCTGACTGCCTTCGGGGTCTTCCAAGGCATGCGCGCCGCAGCCGAGTCCGTGTGGGGCGAGCCCACCCTGGCCGGCCGCACCGTCGGTGTTGCCGGCGTGGGCAAGGTCGGTCACCACCTGGTCCGCCACCTCGTCGAGGACGGCGCCAGCGTGGTGATCACCGACGTGTGGCAGCCGGCCGTGGACCGGGTCCGCGACGAGTTCCCCCAGGTGAAGGTGGTGGAGTCCACCGACGAACTGGTCGCCTCCCAGCTCGACGTCTATGCACCTTGCGCCCTGGGCGGCGCGATCAGCGACGAGGTGGTCGAGGCCACCTCGGCAAAGATCATCTGCGGGGCCGCCAACAACCAGCTCGCGCACCCCGGCGTCGAGAAGGCGCTCGAGGCGAAGGGCATCCTCTACGCGCCCGACTACTGCGTGAACGCCGGCGGCCTGATCCAGGTGTACGACGAGCTCGAGGGCTTCTCCTTCGAGCGCGCCAAGCAGCGCGCCACCGGGATCTTCGAGACCACCCGCACCGTTTTCGAGACGGCGCGCCAGGACGGCGTACCTCCCGCCATCGCTGCCGACCGTCTGGCCGAGCGTCGCATGCGCGAGGTCAGCCGACTGCGCGGCATGTGGCTGAAGGGCTGA
- a CDS encoding BldC family transcriptional regulator yields MPTPRTDADNLLTPSEVAALFRVDPKTVTRWAKAGKIGSIRTLGGHRRFRESEVMELLGAEVSE; encoded by the coding sequence ATGCCCACCCCTCGCACGGACGCGGACAACCTGCTCACCCCCTCGGAGGTCGCCGCGCTGTTCCGCGTGGACCCGAAGACCGTGACCCGCTGGGCCAAGGCCGGCAAGATCGGCTCCATCCGCACCCTCGGTGGCCACCGCCGTTTCCGCGAGTCCGAAGTCATGGAGCTCCTGGGCGCCGAAGTCTCCGAGTGA
- a CDS encoding CrcB family protein — MNRRPQAVDLLAIGLGGALGALMRWGAGQATPNADGFPWTTFAINVVGCLLLALLPRVVTTGRAALFLGPGLLGSFTTMSAASEEGRALLADGDLVIALAYLTATLLAAVLAVALATPRRRLER; from the coding sequence GTGAATCGGCGACCGCAAGCCGTCGACCTCCTCGCAATCGGTCTCGGTGGGGCACTCGGCGCCCTGATGCGCTGGGGCGCGGGCCAGGCGACGCCGAACGCGGACGGCTTCCCCTGGACGACGTTCGCGATCAACGTCGTGGGCTGCCTGCTCCTGGCGCTGCTCCCCCGCGTGGTCACCACCGGCCGCGCTGCCCTGTTCCTCGGTCCCGGCCTGCTGGGTAGCTTCACCACGATGTCCGCTGCCTCCGAGGAGGGGCGCGCCCTGCTGGCCGACGGCGACCTCGTGATCGCGCTGGCCTACCTGACGGCAACCCTGCTCGCGGCCGTCCTCGCCGTCGCCCTGGCCACTCCCCGCCGGAGACTCGAGCGATGA
- a CDS encoding fluoride efflux transporter FluC encodes MTPLLVALGAFFGAPARYYVAHHLDRLEAERSWPTGTLTVNVLGSFLLGWITSMSLSGDQAALLGVGFCGAFTTYSSFAVQAFGLGRRRGTAYSVLTVVACLAACALGFVTPPH; translated from the coding sequence ATGACGCCACTGCTCGTCGCCCTCGGCGCGTTCTTCGGGGCGCCGGCGCGCTACTACGTGGCGCACCACCTCGACCGGCTCGAAGCCGAGCGGTCCTGGCCGACCGGCACCCTGACGGTCAACGTGCTCGGCTCGTTCCTGCTCGGCTGGATCACCTCGATGTCCCTGTCCGGCGATCAGGCCGCCCTGCTCGGCGTGGGCTTCTGCGGCGCCTTCACGACCTACTCCAGCTTCGCCGTGCAGGCGTTCGGACTGGGACGCCGACGCGGTACGGCGTACTCCGTGCTCACCGTGGTTGCCTGCCTCGCAGCGTGTGCCCTCGGGTTCGTCACCCCGCCCCACTGA
- a CDS encoding NAD(P)/FAD-dependent oxidoreductase, protein MASKDNGKHQVVVIGSGFGGLFGTKALKRSDVDVTMVAKTTHHLFQPLLYQVATGILSQGEIAPPTREVLAGQKNAQVLLGTVTDVNLETRTVTHHVLGRETTTSYDTLIVAAGASQSYFGNDHFAEFAPGMKSIDDALELRGRIFGAFEMAENAAKRGEPTDHLLTFVVVGAGPTGVEMAGQIAELARKTLRKDFRSIDTRNARIILVDAAPQVLPPFGAKLGAKAKAELEKIGVEVQLGAMVTSMDERGLELKDKDGSVRRIDSVAKVWAAGVQANPLSKTLSEQSGAPLDRAGRISVNPDLTLPGHPEVFVLGDMISLDNLPGVAQVAIQGAKYAAKEIDNRLKNKAPQQPFKYFDKGSMAIIAKFRAVASVGKLKLNGTIAWLMWLAVHLVYLTGFKNRVGALLSWAITFIGNDRSERTVTEQQIFARLALEKLEGGSQDLVTAPGEFDAAQEAQRAELEEKAAEEARLTDQGQRGVHVDA, encoded by the coding sequence ATGGCAAGCAAGGACAATGGCAAGCACCAGGTAGTCGTCATCGGCTCCGGATTCGGCGGCCTGTTCGGCACCAAGGCCCTGAAGCGGTCCGACGTCGACGTCACCATGGTTGCGAAGACCACGCACCACCTCTTCCAGCCACTGCTCTACCAGGTTGCCACCGGCATTCTGTCGCAGGGCGAGATCGCTCCTCCCACGCGTGAGGTCCTCGCCGGCCAGAAGAACGCCCAGGTCCTGCTCGGCACCGTGACCGACGTCAACCTCGAGACGCGCACCGTCACCCACCACGTGCTGGGTCGCGAGACGACGACGTCCTACGACACGCTGATCGTCGCCGCCGGCGCCAGCCAGTCCTACTTCGGCAACGACCACTTCGCCGAGTTCGCCCCGGGCATGAAGAGCATCGACGACGCCCTCGAGCTGCGTGGGCGCATCTTCGGAGCCTTCGAGATGGCCGAGAACGCCGCCAAGCGCGGCGAGCCCACCGACCACCTGCTCACCTTCGTGGTCGTCGGGGCCGGGCCGACCGGTGTCGAGATGGCCGGCCAGATCGCCGAGCTGGCGCGCAAGACGCTGCGCAAGGACTTCCGCTCCATCGACACCCGCAACGCGCGGATCATCCTCGTCGACGCCGCTCCGCAGGTGCTCCCGCCGTTCGGCGCCAAGCTCGGAGCCAAGGCGAAGGCCGAGCTGGAGAAGATCGGCGTCGAGGTCCAGCTCGGTGCGATGGTGACCTCGATGGACGAGCGTGGCCTCGAGCTGAAGGACAAGGACGGCTCGGTGCGCCGCATCGACTCGGTCGCCAAGGTGTGGGCTGCCGGTGTGCAGGCCAACCCGCTCTCCAAGACCCTGTCCGAGCAGAGTGGTGCTCCGCTCGACCGCGCCGGCCGGATCTCGGTCAACCCCGACCTGACCCTTCCGGGTCACCCCGAGGTCTTCGTCCTCGGCGACATGATCTCCCTCGACAACCTCCCGGGCGTTGCCCAGGTGGCCATCCAGGGCGCGAAGTACGCCGCCAAGGAGATCGACAACCGCCTCAAGAACAAGGCGCCGCAGCAGCCCTTCAAGTACTTCGACAAGGGCTCGATGGCGATCATCGCCAAGTTCCGTGCGGTCGCCAGCGTCGGCAAGCTGAAGCTCAACGGCACCATCGCGTGGCTGATGTGGCTCGCCGTGCACCTGGTCTACCTGACCGGTTTCAAGAACCGCGTCGGTGCACTCCTGTCCTGGGCGATCACGTTCATCGGCAACGACCGCTCCGAGCGGACCGTGACCGAGCAGCAGATCTTCGCCCGTCTGGCGCTGGAGAAGCTCGAGGGCGGGTCCCAGGACCTCGTCACCGCTCCCGGTGAGTTCGACGCCGCCCAGGAGGCGCAGCGTGCGGAGCTCGAGGAGAAGGCCGCGGAAGAGGCTCGCCTCACCGATCAGGGCCAGCGCGGCGTACACGTCGACGCCTGA
- the purF gene encoding amidophosphoribosyltransferase has protein sequence MRKGGDGRLTNALDPQDQGPQDACGVFGVWAPGEDVAKLTYYGIFALQHRGQESAGIAVSNGRQILVYKDMGLVSQVFDEPTLEALKGHLAIGHCRYSTTGASTWHNAQPTFHPTAKGSIALAHNGNLTNTADLAQMVDDLASLDQELDLKVRKSEAATNDTSVVTALLANHPDSTVEERAMQLLPQVKGAFCFVWMDEDTLYAARDPQGIRPLVIGRLERGWVVASETAALDIVGASYIREVEPGEMVIVDEDGLRTRTFAEPEPKHCLFEFVYLARPDTIMTGKRVHSVRVEIGRRLARSFPADADLVIPVPESGTPSAIGYAEESGIPYGVGLVKNSYVGRTFIQPSQTIRQLGIRLKLNPLRDIIEGKRLVVVDDSIVRGNTQRALIRMLREAGAREVHVRISSPPVKWPCFYGIDFATRAELIANGLTNDEICRSIDADSLGYIDLEDLVDATEVAKDDLCRACFDGVYPVPLPEPQHLGKNLLEVSESVDTSALALSIDSVQVEAEGLATSLTGGGANDALDRP, from the coding sequence ATGCGCAAGGGTGGCGACGGCCGCCTCACCAACGCCCTCGACCCCCAGGACCAGGGACCCCAGGATGCCTGTGGCGTCTTCGGTGTCTGGGCTCCCGGGGAAGACGTCGCGAAGCTCACCTACTACGGCATCTTCGCCCTGCAGCACCGCGGGCAGGAGTCCGCCGGCATCGCGGTCAGCAACGGCCGGCAGATCCTCGTCTACAAGGACATGGGGCTCGTTTCCCAGGTTTTCGACGAACCGACGCTGGAGGCGTTGAAGGGCCACCTCGCGATCGGTCACTGCCGCTATTCGACCACCGGTGCGAGCACCTGGCACAACGCGCAGCCGACTTTCCACCCCACGGCCAAGGGCTCGATCGCGCTGGCCCACAACGGCAACCTGACCAACACCGCCGACCTCGCCCAGATGGTCGACGACCTGGCCAGCCTCGATCAGGAGCTGGACCTGAAGGTCCGCAAGTCCGAGGCCGCCACCAACGACACCAGTGTCGTCACGGCGCTGCTCGCCAACCACCCCGACAGCACCGTCGAGGAGCGGGCGATGCAGTTGCTGCCGCAGGTCAAGGGCGCCTTCTGCTTCGTCTGGATGGACGAGGACACGCTCTACGCCGCCCGAGACCCGCAGGGCATCCGACCGCTGGTGATCGGTCGTCTCGAGCGGGGTTGGGTGGTCGCCTCGGAGACCGCCGCCCTCGACATCGTCGGCGCCTCCTACATCCGCGAGGTCGAGCCCGGCGAGATGGTCATCGTCGACGAGGACGGCCTGCGCACCCGCACCTTCGCCGAGCCGGAGCCGAAGCACTGCCTGTTCGAGTTCGTCTATCTCGCGCGTCCCGACACGATCATGACCGGCAAGCGCGTGCACAGCGTCCGGGTCGAGATCGGCCGTCGACTGGCGCGCTCGTTCCCCGCCGACGCGGACCTGGTCATCCCGGTGCCGGAGTCCGGCACTCCCTCCGCGATCGGTTATGCGGAGGAGTCCGGCATCCCCTATGGCGTGGGACTGGTGAAGAACTCCTACGTCGGGCGCACGTTCATCCAGCCCAGCCAGACCATCCGCCAGCTCGGCATCCGGCTCAAGCTGAACCCGCTGCGCGACATCATCGAGGGCAAGCGCCTCGTGGTCGTCGACGACTCGATCGTGCGCGGCAACACCCAGCGCGCGCTGATCCGGATGTTGCGCGAGGCAGGTGCCCGCGAGGTGCACGTGCGGATTTCCTCCCCGCCGGTGAAGTGGCCGTGCTTCTACGGCATCGACTTCGCCACCCGGGCCGAGCTGATCGCCAACGGGCTCACCAACGACGAGATCTGCCGCTCGATCGACGCCGACTCGCTGGGCTACATCGACCTCGAGGACCTGGTCGACGCGACCGAGGTGGCCAAGGACGACCTGTGCCGAGCCTGCTTCGACGGGGTCTATCCGGTGCCGCTGCCTGAGCCGCAGCACCTCGGCAAGAACCTGCTCGAGGTGTCCGAGTCGGTGGACACCAGCGCCCTCGCACTCAGCATCGACTCAGTCCAGGTGGAGGCCGAGGGGTTGGCCACGTCGCTGACCGGTGGCGGCGCCAACGACGCCCTCGACCGGCCCTGA
- a CDS encoding metallopeptidase family protein, with protein sequence MIEMDRPEFEALVDRSLDEIPDQIVALVDNVVVLIEDDPPPDEPGLLGLYDGVALTERQANHAMELPDRIFIYRNPLLEMCASVEELEDEVRITVVHEIAHHFGIDDAALHDLGYA encoded by the coding sequence ATGATCGAGATGGACCGCCCCGAGTTCGAAGCGCTCGTCGACCGCTCCCTCGACGAGATCCCGGACCAGATCGTCGCGTTGGTGGACAACGTCGTCGTGCTGATCGAGGACGACCCGCCGCCGGACGAGCCGGGACTGCTCGGCCTCTATGACGGCGTCGCCCTGACCGAGCGACAGGCCAACCACGCGATGGAGCTGCCCGACCGGATCTTCATCTACCGCAACCCGCTGCTCGAGATGTGCGCGAGCGTCGAGGAGCTCGAGGACGAGGTCCGGATCACCGTCGTCCACGAGATCGCGCACCACTTCGGCATCGACGACGCAGCGCTGCACGACCTCGGCTACGCCTGA